A part of Streptomyces sp. NBC_01235 genomic DNA contains:
- a CDS encoding oxygenase MpaB family protein translates to MKRFERLEQIRRLDPYEDAFEIYRLTAAYEFPWDVTRALELALYRTYAVPSIGRLLAETAELTDRAQKRYDDTSLLLDAVVEHGFDSEKGRTAVRRINQMHRSYDISNDDMRYVLCTFVVVPKRWIDAYGWRRLSRHEIVACTVHYRTLGHRMGIKDIPETYEEFEACLDAYEEAHFAWDEGGRRVSDATLDLMASWYPRPLAPVLRGATLALLDEPLLKAFRYPSPDRVTRALVRGAVRARGRAVRLMPPRRAPHYARQNREIKGYPNGYRLGELGTRPVPGAGGCPVRHADGSAAQ, encoded by the coding sequence GTGAAGCGCTTCGAGCGACTCGAACAGATCCGACGGCTGGACCCGTACGAGGACGCGTTCGAGATCTACCGACTCACGGCGGCGTACGAGTTCCCCTGGGACGTCACCCGCGCCCTGGAACTGGCCCTGTACCGCACCTACGCGGTGCCGAGCATCGGGCGTCTGCTCGCGGAAACAGCGGAACTCACGGATCGCGCCCAGAAGCGCTACGACGACACCTCGCTGCTGCTCGACGCCGTCGTCGAGCACGGCTTCGACAGCGAGAAGGGGCGTACGGCCGTCCGTCGCATCAACCAGATGCATCGCAGTTACGACATCAGCAACGACGACATGCGGTACGTGCTGTGCACGTTCGTCGTGGTGCCCAAGCGCTGGATCGACGCCTATGGATGGCGCAGGCTGTCACGCCACGAGATCGTCGCCTGCACGGTGCACTACCGCACCCTGGGGCATCGCATGGGCATCAAGGACATCCCCGAGACCTACGAGGAGTTCGAGGCCTGCCTCGACGCCTACGAAGAGGCGCACTTCGCGTGGGACGAGGGTGGGCGACGGGTTTCGGACGCCACGCTCGACCTGATGGCCTCCTGGTACCCGAGGCCGCTGGCGCCCGTCCTGCGCGGTGCAACGCTCGCCCTTCTCGACGAACCGCTCCTGAAGGCCTTCCGATACCCCTCTCCGGACCGCGTCACGCGTGCCCTGGTGCGCGGGGCGGTACGCGCGCGTGGACGCGCGGTGCGGCTGATGCCGCCGCGCCGCGCACCCCACTACGCGCGACAGAACCGGGAGATCAAGGGCTACCCGAACGGCTACCGACTGGGCGAGCTGGGCACCCGCCCGGTGCCCGGCGCAGGCGGCTGCCCTGTACGGCACGCGGACGGGTCAGCCGCCCAGTGA
- a CDS encoding esterase-like activity of phytase family protein has translation MSPHATGRRRVRRSVAAGVPLAVLAALATAGPAAAGTPSQEAREAQVTRIATLGDIPLGAFSNALLPGTVDDDRGVDLGGIGSDICPTGRKGEFWTVTDRGPNGQIKVGGTKRRTFPVPGFDPAIVRIRVSGDTVKVLQAIPVTTSSGKPVTGLSNQAGRDEAPYSYNALTPLSYNPNGLDTEGVVQAADGSFWLIDEYGPSLVHVSTRGKVLTRYVPQGLNLTGTDYPVVEALPSVLLHRKINRGFEGLAQLPGGDLVLAMQSPLSLPDTAAGEGSRTARLLRFSPKKKAVTAEYAYRFDPVDVVDPSEDDTSELKISSVVAVGGDRLLVEERTDKAARLQLVRLGREANILGSRWDDDATSPSLEQLDDPAASGVPELSKRLVVDLGRVAGVPGKIEGVALVDHDTLALVNDNDFGMTDGAGAFDAQGRLIDSGIETTVTYVRLPRRI, from the coding sequence ATGTCCCCGCACGCCACCGGTCGACGCCGCGTCCGTCGTTCCGTCGCCGCGGGCGTACCGCTCGCTGTGCTGGCCGCGCTCGCCACCGCCGGACCGGCCGCCGCGGGTACGCCGTCTCAGGAGGCGCGGGAGGCACAGGTCACCAGGATCGCGACGCTCGGCGACATCCCGCTCGGGGCGTTCAGCAACGCGCTGCTGCCCGGGACGGTGGACGACGACCGCGGCGTGGACCTCGGCGGCATCGGCAGCGACATCTGTCCGACGGGCCGCAAGGGCGAGTTCTGGACGGTCACGGACCGTGGGCCCAACGGACAGATCAAGGTGGGCGGCACGAAGCGCCGGACGTTCCCCGTACCCGGGTTCGATCCGGCGATCGTGCGGATCCGGGTGTCCGGGGACACGGTGAAGGTGTTGCAGGCGATCCCGGTCACCACGTCGTCGGGGAAGCCCGTGACGGGGCTGTCGAACCAGGCGGGACGCGACGAGGCTCCGTACTCCTACAACGCACTGACACCCCTGTCCTACAACCCCAACGGGCTGGACACGGAAGGCGTCGTCCAGGCGGCGGACGGGAGTTTCTGGCTCATCGACGAGTACGGGCCCTCGCTGGTGCACGTCTCCACGCGTGGGAAGGTGCTGACGCGTTACGTTCCTCAGGGGCTGAACCTGACGGGTACGGACTACCCGGTGGTGGAGGCACTGCCCTCGGTCCTGCTGCACCGGAAGATCAACCGTGGCTTCGAGGGGCTCGCCCAACTTCCGGGCGGCGACCTCGTGCTGGCGATGCAGAGCCCGCTGTCGCTCCCGGACACGGCCGCGGGAGAGGGCTCGCGGACCGCGCGTCTGCTGCGTTTCTCACCGAAGAAGAAGGCCGTCACCGCCGAGTACGCATACCGCTTCGACCCGGTCGACGTGGTCGACCCGAGCGAGGACGACACCTCCGAGCTCAAGATCTCCTCGGTGGTCGCCGTGGGCGGTGACCGGCTGCTGGTGGAGGAGCGCACGGACAAAGCCGCACGGCTCCAGCTGGTACGCCTGGGCCGGGAGGCGAACATCCTCGGCAGCCGCTGGGACGACGATGCGACGTCACCGTCGTTGGAGCAGCTCGACGACCCCGCCGCCTCGGGGGTTCCGGAACTGTCCAAGCGGCTTGTCGTCGACCTGGGCAGGGTCGCCGGGGTGCCCGGGAAGATCGAGGGCGTCGCGCTCGTCGACCACGACACGCTGGCCCTCGTCAACGACAATGACTTCGGGATGACGGACGGCGCGGGCGCCTTCGACGCGCAGGGCCGACTGATCGACAGCGGCATCGAGACGACGGTCACCTATGTGCGGCTGCCGCGGCGCATTTGA
- the xylA gene encoding xylose isomerase, whose protein sequence is MSYQPTPDDRFTFGLWTVGWQGRDPFGDATRRALDPVESVQRLAELGAYGVTFHDDDLIPFGSSESEREEHIKRFRQALDTTGMTVPMATTNLFTHPVFKDGAFTANDRDVRRYALRKTIRNIDLAVELGAKIYVAWGGREGAESGAAKDVRVALDRMKEAFDLLGEYVTSQGYDLKFAIEPKPNEPRGDILLPTVGHALAFIERLERPELYGVNPEVGHEQMAGLNFPHGIAQALWAGKLFHIDLNGQSGIKYDQDLRFGAGDLRSAFWLVDLLESAGYAGPKHFDFKPPRTEDLDGVWASAAGCMRNYLILKERAAAFRSDPEVQEALRASRLDELAQATAADGLQSLLADRTAFEDFDAEAAAARGMAFEQLDQLAMDHLLGARG, encoded by the coding sequence ATGAGCTACCAGCCCACCCCCGATGACAGGTTCACCTTCGGCCTGTGGACCGTCGGCTGGCAGGGAAGGGACCCGTTCGGCGACGCCACGCGGCGTGCCCTGGACCCGGTCGAGTCGGTGCAGCGCCTGGCCGAGCTGGGCGCCTACGGCGTGACCTTCCACGACGACGACCTGATCCCCTTCGGGTCCTCCGAGAGTGAGCGCGAGGAGCACATCAAGCGCTTCCGCCAGGCCCTGGACACCACCGGTATGACCGTGCCGATGGCCACCACCAACCTCTTCACGCACCCCGTCTTCAAGGACGGCGCGTTCACCGCGAACGACCGCGACGTGCGCCGCTACGCCCTGCGCAAGACGATCCGCAACATCGACCTGGCCGTCGAGCTCGGCGCGAAGATCTACGTCGCCTGGGGCGGCCGTGAGGGCGCGGAGTCCGGTGCCGCCAAGGACGTGCGCGTGGCGCTCGACCGCATGAAGGAGGCCTTCGACCTCCTCGGCGAGTACGTCACCTCCCAGGGCTACGACCTGAAGTTCGCCATCGAGCCCAAGCCGAACGAGCCGCGCGGCGACATCCTGCTGCCCACCGTGGGCCACGCCCTGGCCTTCATCGAGCGCCTGGAGCGCCCGGAGCTGTACGGCGTCAACCCCGAGGTCGGCCATGAGCAGATGGCCGGACTGAACTTCCCGCACGGCATCGCCCAGGCGCTGTGGGCGGGCAAGCTCTTCCACATCGACCTCAACGGCCAGTCCGGCATCAAGTACGACCAGGACCTGCGCTTCGGCGCCGGCGACCTGCGCTCCGCTTTCTGGCTGGTCGACCTCCTGGAGAGCGCCGGTTACGCGGGCCCGAAGCACTTCGACTTCAAGCCGCCGCGCACCGAGGACCTCGACGGCGTGTGGGCGTCGGCCGCGGGCTGCATGCGCAACTACCTGATCCTCAAGGAGCGTGCGGCCGCGTTCCGCAGCGACCCGGAGGTCCAGGAGGCCCTGCGCGCCTCCCGCCTCGACGAGCTGGCCCAGGCCACCGCCGCCGACGGCCTGCAGAGTCTGCTCGCCGACCGCACCGCGTTCGAGGACTTCGACGCGGAGGCCGCCGCCGCCCGCGGCATGGCCTTCGAGCAGCTCGACCAGCTCGCGATGGACCACCTGCTGGGCGCCCGGGGCTGA
- a CDS encoding PadR family transcriptional regulator has translation MLELAILGFLYDAPLHGYELRKRITALTGHVRPVAESTLYPAIKRLEKAGFLVRATEPGAVAAPRHVLSLTDAGRGELRRRLAEPDQRDVTDENRWFTVLAFLRHLDDTAAQAAVLRRRLAFLEEPASFFYDDDRPLGAEELADPFRRGVLTIARATSRAELGWLRDTLDSLGG, from the coding sequence ATGCTGGAGCTCGCCATCCTCGGTTTCCTGTACGACGCCCCGTTGCACGGCTACGAGCTGCGCAAACGCATCACGGCATTGACGGGACACGTACGCCCCGTGGCCGAGAGCACCCTGTACCCGGCGATCAAGCGTCTGGAGAAGGCAGGCTTCCTGGTGCGCGCCACGGAGCCCGGTGCCGTGGCGGCTCCGCGCCATGTCCTGAGCCTCACCGACGCGGGCAGGGGCGAACTGCGCCGACGGCTCGCGGAGCCCGATCAGCGCGACGTCACCGACGAGAACCGCTGGTTCACCGTGCTCGCCTTCCTCCGCCATCTGGACGACACCGCCGCCCAGGCGGCCGTACTGCGCCGTCGGCTGGCCTTCCTGGAGGAGCCTGCGAGCTTCTTCTACGACGACGACCGGCCGCTGGGTGCAGAAGAGTTGGCGGATCCGTTCCGGCGCGGCGTCCTGACCATCGCGCGGGCCACGTCCCGGGCCGAGCTCGGCTGGCTGCGCGACACGCTCGACTCACTGGGCGGCTGA
- a CDS encoding SWIM zinc finger family protein, which translates to MNRHDSIEERTFAALPPARGRGFAQTWWGRAWLAALEDGALDGEQVRTGRRLARAGAVGAVSVRPGRITAVVEDRDRTPHRADVLLDTLSDAHWDRFLDLAVERAGHVAALLDREMPPHLVEDAETAGIDLLPGLGDLEAECDCGAWDHCGHTAAVCYQVARLLDQDPFVLLLLRGRAEQVLLDDLQARGTAARAGSEPPQAEGVDAAEAYEAGSILPPLPAAPELPEEPGVPPSLDTEAPSPPGVDPAALEILAARTAATAHLMLAEALRERSGRRASTAELTVGQDAARLAEGIPEGSQTADRPAMAAAARLAAGSGRSPEQLASAARAWRHGGAAALSVFEEEWFVEGEALARARAALDAAWEEDERPVLRARGNRWTVVGAACQLRLGRDGRWWPYRKEGGRWMPAGDAAHDPATALAIARPDGEEALSRT; encoded by the coding sequence ATGAACCGGCACGACAGCATCGAGGAACGAACCTTTGCGGCGTTGCCTCCCGCGCGCGGGAGGGGGTTCGCGCAGACGTGGTGGGGCCGGGCTTGGCTGGCCGCGTTGGAGGACGGAGCGCTGGACGGGGAGCAGGTGAGGACCGGCCGTCGGCTCGCGCGCGCGGGCGCCGTGGGCGCGGTGTCGGTGCGGCCGGGGCGCATCACGGCCGTCGTCGAGGACCGCGATCGCACGCCGCACCGGGCCGACGTCTTGCTCGACACGCTTTCGGACGCGCACTGGGACCGTTTCCTGGACCTGGCGGTCGAGCGGGCAGGACACGTCGCCGCGCTGCTGGACCGCGAGATGCCGCCGCACCTGGTCGAGGACGCCGAGACGGCCGGCATCGACCTGCTGCCCGGGCTCGGCGACCTGGAGGCGGAGTGCGACTGCGGTGCCTGGGACCACTGCGGTCACACGGCGGCGGTCTGCTACCAGGTGGCAAGGCTGCTCGACCAGGATCCGTTCGTCCTGCTGCTGCTCCGGGGACGCGCCGAACAGGTCCTGCTGGACGACCTCCAGGCGCGCGGCACCGCCGCTCGGGCCGGATCGGAACCGCCCCAGGCCGAAGGGGTGGACGCGGCGGAGGCGTACGAGGCAGGGAGCATCCTGCCTCCGCTGCCCGCCGCGCCCGAACTCCCGGAAGAACCAGGCGTTCCGCCCTCGTTGGACACGGAGGCCCCGTCCCCGCCCGGGGTTGATCCGGCAGCACTGGAGATCCTGGCCGCCCGGACGGCCGCCACGGCGCACCTGATGCTCGCGGAGGCGCTCCGCGAGAGGTCCGGACGGCGTGCGTCCACGGCCGAGCTGACGGTCGGCCAGGACGCGGCACGGCTGGCGGAAGGCATCCCCGAAGGCTCTCAGACAGCGGATCGACCTGCGATGGCCGCCGCCGCCCGACTCGCCGCCGGGTCGGGGCGCAGTCCGGAGCAACTGGCGTCGGCCGCACGCGCCTGGCGACATGGAGGGGCGGCCGCACTGTCGGTGTTCGAGGAGGAGTGGTTCGTGGAGGGCGAGGCGCTCGCACGCGCGCGTGCCGCGCTGGATGCGGCCTGGGAGGAGGACGAGCGGCCGGTGCTGCGGGCGCGGGGAAACCGGTGGACGGTCGTCGGAGCGGCCTGCCAACTGCGGTTGGGGCGAGACGGCCGTTGGTGGCCGTACCGCAAGGAGGGTGGACGCTGGATGCCGGCCGGGGACGCGGCCCACGATCCAGCGACGGCCCTGGCCATTGCCCGACCCGACGGCGAGGAAGCGCTTTCCCGAACGTGA
- a CDS encoding alpha/beta fold hydrolase has protein sequence MRQAEFDGRGGHVRWTETPGSEPARVYVHGLGAASAVYHAHIAARPELASRRSLFVDLPGHGISDRPVDFGYTLEEHADALAAALDAADVTGAELVAHSMGGSVAIVLAHRRPDLVARLVLTEANLDAFPPPTAGSSGIASYTEDEFVDDGYARVLAKVGLLWAATMRLADPRALHRSAVGLRRGSDPVMRDILAGLEAVERVYLQGGLTGELDGADALEAAGVLVVTVPGAGHNVMFDNPDAFARAVAGVA, from the coding sequence ATGCGGCAGGCAGAGTTCGACGGCCGAGGCGGCCATGTGCGCTGGACCGAGACACCGGGCTCGGAACCCGCGCGCGTGTACGTGCACGGGCTGGGGGCGGCCTCGGCCGTCTACCACGCGCATATCGCGGCCCGTCCCGAACTCGCGAGCCGACGCAGCCTGTTCGTCGACCTGCCGGGGCACGGCATCAGTGACCGCCCCGTGGACTTCGGCTACACGCTCGAAGAGCACGCCGACGCCCTGGCGGCCGCGCTGGACGCGGCGGACGTGACCGGTGCCGAGCTGGTCGCCCACAGCATGGGCGGCTCCGTGGCCATCGTCCTCGCCCACCGCCGGCCCGACCTGGTCGCGCGGCTCGTGCTGACGGAGGCCAATCTCGACGCCTTCCCGCCGCCCACCGCGGGCAGCAGCGGCATCGCCTCGTACACGGAGGACGAGTTCGTGGACGACGGGTACGCGCGCGTGCTGGCCAAGGTCGGGCTCCTGTGGGCCGCGACCATGCGGCTGGCCGATCCGCGCGCTCTGCACCGCAGCGCGGTCGGACTCAGGCGCGGATCCGACCCGGTCATGCGCGACATCCTGGCCGGGCTCGAGGCGGTCGAGCGGGTCTACCTTCAAGGTGGGCTCACCGGCGAGCTCGACGGGGCGGACGCCTTGGAGGCAGCGGGCGTGCTCGTGGTGACGGTGCCGGGTGCCGGGCACAACGTCATGTTCGACAACCCCGACGCGTTCGCGCGGGCGGTCGCCGGAGTGGCGTGA
- the xylB gene encoding xylulokinase, with protein MSAAEGPLVVGVDTSTQSTKALVVDAATGEVVASGQAPHTVSSGAGRESDPRQWWDALREALHQCGDAAREAAAVSIGGQQHGLVTLDEHGEPVRPALLWNDVRSAPQARRLTEELGGAKFWAERTGSVPAASFTVTKWAWLAEHEPQAVRATKAVRLPHDYLTERLTGEGTTDRGDASGTGWWASGTETYDEEILAHVGLDPALLPRVVRPGEVAGTVRDSHDLPFAKGTLVAPGTGDNAAAALGLGLRPGTPVLSLGTSGTVYAVAKRRPTDPTGTVAGFADAHGDWLPLACTLNCTLAVDRVAALLGLDREAVEPTADLTLLPYLDGERTPNLPNASGLLHGLRHDTTAGQLLQAAYDGAVHSLLGALDLVLDEDADRSAPLLLIGGGARGTAWQQTVRRLSGRPVQVPEAKELVALGAAAQAAGLLTGEDPAAVARRWNTTRGPVLDAVERDEATLARIAGVLSDAAPLLERSTDAR; from the coding sequence ATGTCAGCAGCCGAGGGTCCGCTCGTCGTCGGCGTGGACACGTCCACCCAGTCCACTAAGGCGCTCGTCGTCGACGCGGCCACCGGCGAGGTCGTCGCGAGTGGCCAGGCGCCGCACACCGTGTCCTCCGGGGCCGGCCGCGAGAGCGACCCGCGTCAGTGGTGGGACGCCCTGCGCGAGGCGCTGCACCAGTGTGGTGACGCGGCGCGCGAGGCCGCGGCGGTGTCGATCGGCGGGCAGCAGCACGGGCTCGTCACGCTGGACGAGCACGGTGAGCCGGTGCGCCCGGCACTGCTGTGGAACGACGTGCGCTCGGCCCCGCAGGCCCGGCGGCTGACCGAGGAGCTGGGCGGCGCGAAGTTCTGGGCGGAGCGCACCGGGTCCGTCCCGGCCGCGTCCTTCACGGTCACGAAGTGGGCCTGGCTGGCCGAACACGAGCCGCAGGCCGTGCGCGCGACGAAGGCAGTGCGCCTCCCCCACGACTACCTCACCGAGCGCCTCACGGGCGAGGGCACCACCGACCGCGGCGACGCCTCCGGCACCGGATGGTGGGCGTCCGGGACCGAGACCTACGACGAGGAGATCCTCGCGCACGTGGGACTCGACCCGGCGCTGCTGCCCCGCGTGGTGCGGCCCGGGGAGGTGGCGGGGACCGTCCGCGACAGTCACGACCTGCCCTTCGCCAAGGGGACGCTGGTCGCCCCGGGGACCGGTGACAACGCCGCCGCGGCGCTGGGACTCGGGCTGCGCCCCGGCACGCCCGTGCTGAGCCTGGGCACTTCGGGCACGGTCTACGCGGTGGCCAAGCGCCGCCCCACCGACCCCACCGGCACCGTGGCCGGCTTCGCCGACGCCCACGGCGACTGGCTGCCGCTGGCCTGCACCCTGAACTGCACGCTCGCCGTCGACCGCGTCGCCGCCCTGCTGGGCCTGGACCGCGAGGCCGTGGAGCCCACCGCGGACCTCACGCTCCTGCCCTACCTGGACGGCGAGCGCACCCCGAACCTGCCGAACGCCTCGGGCCTCCTGCACGGCCTGCGCCACGACACGACCGCCGGCCAGCTGCTCCAGGCCGCCTACGACGGTGCCGTGCACTCGCTGCTCGGCGCGCTCGACCTGGTCCTCGACGAGGACGCGGACCGCTCGGCTCCCCTGCTGCTGATCGGGGGCGGCGCCCGCGGCACGGCCTGGCAGCAGACCGTGCGCCGGCTGTCCGGGCGGCCGGTCCAGGTGCCCGAGGCCAAGGAACTCGTCGCGCTGGGGGCCGCGGCGCAGGCGGCGGGTCTGCTGACCGGGGAGGACCCGGCCGCCGTCGCCCGCCGCTGGAACACCACGCGGGGTCCGGTGCTCGACGCAGTCGAGCGGGACGAGGCGACGCTGGCCAGGATCGCCGGGGTACTCTCCGACGCGGCCCCGCTGCTGGAACGGAGCACGGACGCCCGCTGA
- a CDS encoding DEAD/DEAH box helicase, whose amino-acid sequence MQRVPVEASSEFSELSRCCAVFVPGTPARTGSVAFWRPDGDAPPVVASGTVQDLAVVRPADAGVALARVPAVLLPVRDALPVLTHSRVTPDAHRAIAFWDAAALLALRCVARGLLLPGLSQEDHDAWRIGPLGPEDIEQVRRLAAAMPPEAHAVPVDETLPLRLPGPERLLRAFLDAVADTLPRTPAAPLVTGGPAYAASQPQHVPELRAWATGVAAGHDAGVRISLRIEVSGIDDVSGLDVSELAVSGADGARADVERARDEGSGADELRADELRVDESRSDGSLAPVHGRRAVGIADAAAGRTVPRFRAVPQVHSVSDPALLADAAEIWGDPGVTQGAFGPRARMDALLALRRAARAWPALTPLLSATVPHAVDLLDEEVAELLGEGSRALASAGVEVHWPRELARTLTARAVVGPPQEATGPDRTGSDTPSFLSADALLTFTWWFGVGDHQLTREELDRLAEANRPLVRLRDQWVLIDPRELRRARAQQDHKMTPVEALGAALTGSTEVDGRRVDVEPTGWLAALRERLTRPEAQEPVEQPAALDATLRDYQRRGLDWLARITSLGLGCCLADDMGLGKTVTLIALHLHRQTEPSAAGPTLVVCPTSLMGNWQREIERFAPGTPVRRFHGTRRDLEALADGEFVLTTYGTLRLDPGRLREVPWGLVVADEAQHVKNPYSETARSLRAIGARARVALTGTPVENNLSELWAILDWTTPGLLGRLGAFRTRYARAVEDGGDPAAAKRLARLVGPFLLRRRKSDPGIAPELPPKTETDRPVSLTKEQAGLYEAVVRETLEAIAEADDMARRGLIVKLLTGLKQICNHPAQYLKEERPRTAGRSGKLELLDELLDTLLSEGASVLVFTQYVRLARLLEQHLAARGVRTQFLHGGTSVAEREAMVRRFQGGEVPVFLLSLRAAGTGLNLTRAEHVVHYDRWWNPAVEAQATDRAYRIGQTRPVQVHRLIAEGTIEDRIAGMLRRKRDLADAVLGAGEAALTELTDAELADLVELRGGTR is encoded by the coding sequence GTGCAGAGGGTTCCCGTGGAAGCATCGTCCGAGTTCTCCGAACTGTCCCGTTGCTGCGCCGTGTTCGTGCCCGGCACCCCGGCCCGCACCGGCAGCGTCGCCTTCTGGCGCCCCGACGGTGACGCACCTCCCGTCGTCGCATCGGGGACCGTTCAGGATCTGGCCGTCGTCCGGCCTGCCGACGCCGGTGTGGCGCTCGCGCGCGTGCCCGCCGTGCTGCTGCCTGTGCGGGACGCCCTGCCCGTCCTCACACACTCGCGTGTCACGCCGGACGCGCACCGGGCCATCGCTTTCTGGGATGCGGCCGCCCTGTTGGCCCTGCGCTGCGTGGCACGTGGACTGCTGCTGCCCGGCCTGTCCCAGGAAGACCACGACGCCTGGAGGATCGGCCCCCTGGGCCCGGAGGACATCGAGCAGGTGCGCCGGCTGGCTGCCGCGATGCCGCCCGAGGCACACGCCGTGCCGGTGGACGAAACGCTGCCACTGCGGCTCCCCGGCCCCGAACGACTGCTGCGTGCCTTCTTGGACGCCGTCGCGGACACGCTGCCCCGTACGCCCGCAGCACCGCTCGTGACGGGCGGGCCGGCCTACGCGGCATCACAGCCCCAGCACGTCCCGGAGCTGCGCGCATGGGCGACCGGTGTCGCCGCAGGTCACGACGCCGGCGTACGGATCTCGCTGCGGATCGAGGTCTCGGGGATCGACGACGTGTCAGGGCTCGACGTGTCGGAGCTCGCCGTGTCCGGGGCCGATGGGGCACGTGCGGATGTGGAGAGGGCCAGGGACGAGGGATCCGGGGCTGATGAGCTGCGGGCTGATGAGCTGCGGGTGGATGAGTCCCGATCGGATGGCTCCCTGGCGCCTGTCCACGGGCGCCGTGCCGTCGGGATCGCGGACGCCGCGGCAGGCCGGACGGTGCCGAGGTTCCGGGCCGTCCCGCAGGTGCACAGCGTGAGCGATCCCGCGCTGCTCGCGGACGCCGCCGAGATCTGGGGAGATCCCGGCGTCACGCAGGGGGCGTTCGGGCCGCGCGCGCGGATGGACGCCCTGCTCGCCCTGCGCCGGGCGGCCCGGGCCTGGCCCGCGCTGACGCCCCTGTTGTCGGCGACCGTCCCGCACGCCGTCGATCTCCTGGACGAAGAGGTCGCCGAGCTGCTGGGCGAGGGTTCGCGGGCGCTCGCGAGCGCGGGGGTCGAGGTGCACTGGCCACGGGAACTGGCCCGCACCCTGACCGCCCGCGCGGTCGTGGGGCCGCCGCAGGAGGCGACGGGACCGGACCGCACCGGCTCGGACACGCCGTCCTTCCTGTCCGCGGACGCGCTCCTCACCTTCACCTGGTGGTTCGGAGTGGGCGACCACCAGCTGACGCGCGAGGAACTGGACCGTCTGGCCGAGGCCAACCGGCCTCTGGTGCGACTGCGCGACCAGTGGGTCCTGATCGACCCACGAGAACTGCGCCGTGCCCGCGCGCAGCAGGACCACAAGATGACACCCGTGGAGGCCCTGGGCGCCGCTCTGACGGGCTCCACTGAGGTGGACGGCCGCAGGGTCGACGTAGAGCCCACCGGGTGGCTGGCGGCCCTGCGGGAGCGGCTGACGCGGCCCGAGGCGCAGGAGCCGGTGGAGCAGCCCGCCGCGCTCGACGCCACACTGCGCGACTACCAGCGGCGCGGCTTGGACTGGCTGGCCCGGATCACGTCCCTGGGGCTGGGCTGTTGTCTGGCGGACGACATGGGGCTCGGCAAGACCGTCACGTTGATCGCCCTGCACCTGCACCGCCAGACGGAGCCCTCGGCGGCAGGTCCGACCCTCGTGGTCTGTCCGACGTCCCTGATGGGCAACTGGCAGCGGGAGATCGAGCGGTTCGCGCCGGGCACGCCGGTGCGCCGCTTCCATGGGACGCGTCGTGACCTGGAGGCCCTGGCCGACGGGGAGTTCGTGCTCACCACCTACGGCACGCTGCGGCTGGACCCGGGCCGGCTCCGTGAGGTGCCGTGGGGCCTGGTCGTCGCGGATGAGGCGCAGCACGTGAAGAACCCGTACTCGGAGACCGCGCGGTCGCTGCGCGCCATCGGCGCACGCGCGCGTGTCGCGCTCACGGGCACCCCGGTGGAGAACAACCTCTCCGAGCTGTGGGCAATCCTGGACTGGACGACACCAGGGCTGCTGGGCCGGCTCGGTGCCTTCCGTACGCGGTACGCGCGAGCCGTCGAGGACGGCGGGGATCCGGCCGCAGCAAAGCGCCTCGCCCGGCTCGTGGGACCGTTCCTGCTGCGTCGCCGCAAGTCGGACCCGGGGATCGCCCCCGAGCTGCCGCCGAAGACCGAGACCGATCGCCCAGTGTCCCTCACCAAGGAACAGGCGGGCCTGTACGAGGCCGTGGTGCGCGAGACGCTCGAGGCGATCGCCGAAGCCGACGACATGGCGCGACGCGGGCTGATCGTGAAGCTCCTGACCGGCCTCAAGCAGATCTGCAACCATCCGGCGCAGTACCTGAAGGAGGAGCGGCCGAGGACCGCCGGGCGCTCGGGGAAACTTGAGCTTCTGGACGAGCTGCTCGACACCCTCCTCTCCGAGGGGGCGAGCGTGCTGGTCTTCACGCAGTACGTGCGTTTGGCGCGTCTCCTGGAACAACATCTGGCAGCGCGTGGCGTGCGCACGCAGTTCCTGCACGGCGGCACGTCCGTCGCCGAGCGCGAGGCCATGGTCCGGCGCTTCCAGGGGGGTGAGGTCCCGGTGTTCCTGCTGTCGCTCAGGGCGGCCGGCACAGGCCTCAACCTCACGCGCGCGGAGCACGTCGTGCACTACGACCGCTGGTGGAATCCGGCCGTCGAGGCGCAGGCCACCGACCGGGCGTACCGCATCGGCCAGACCCGGCCCGTTCAGGTGCACCGGCTGATCGCCGAGGGCACGATCGAGGATCGCATCGCCGGCATGCTGCGCCGCAAACGAGACCTGGCCGACGCCGTTCTCGGGGCCGGCGAGGCGGCGCTCACGGAACTGACGGATGCCGAGCTGGCCGATCTGGTGGAGCTGCGAGGGGGCACGCGATGA